The following coding sequences lie in one Vitis vinifera cultivar Pinot Noir 40024 chromosome 19, ASM3070453v1 genomic window:
- the LOC100241885 gene encoding uncharacterized protein LOC100241885: protein MAPAAPRSGDAIFANVERVNAELFTLTYGAIVRQLLTDLEEVEEVNKQLDQMGYNIGIRLIDEFLAKSNVSRCVDFKETAEAIAKVGFKMFLGVTASVTNWDADGTSCSLVLEDNPLVDFVELPDTCQGLYYCNILSGVVRGALEMVSMKTEVTWIRDMLRGDDAYELQVKLLKQVPEEYPYKDDE from the exons ATGGCTCCCGCTGCTCCAAGATCTGGAGATGCAATATTCGCTAACGTTGAGCGCGTG AATGCGGAACTGTTCACACTAACCTATGGTGCGATCGTGCGTCAACTGCTTACGGATCTGGAGGAGGTTGAAGAAGTCAACAAACAGCTCGATCAAAT GGGTTATAATATTGGAATTCGATTGATTGATGAGTTTCTAGCAAAATCTAACGTCTCCAGATGCGTCGACTTCAAGGAGACAGCTGAAGCAATTGCAAAG GTTGGTTTCAAAATGTTCTTGGGGGTCACTGCATCAGTGACCAATTGGGATGCTGATGGTACAAGTTGCAGTCTTGTTTTGGAGGATAATCCACTGGTAGATTTTGTTGAGCTTCCTGATACTTGTCAAGGTCTGTACTACTGCAACATCTTGAGTGGAGTTGTTAGAGGAGCTCTAGAAATG GTGTCAATGAAGACTGAAGTCACATGGATCCGTGATATGCTTCGAGGGGATGATGCTTATGAGTTGCAGGTAAAACTTCTGAAGCAAGTTCCAGAAGAATACCCTTACAAAGATGACGAGTAA